The following is a genomic window from Cucurbita pepo subsp. pepo cultivar mu-cu-16 unplaced genomic scaffold, ASM280686v2 Cp4.1_scaffold007362, whole genome shotgun sequence.
tctttttcatttttgcagTCAGTGTATGACAAAGACACAGTAACAGACCATGACAAAATGGGAGATGCCGTAATTGACATCGAACCATACATCGAATGTCTGAAGATGGGACTGGAAAGCCTCCCAGAGGGGTGTGTGGTTAAGAGGGTATATCCAAGCAGAACAAACGACTTAGCTGATGAGAGCCAATGTGTTTGGAACAAAGGGAAAATTATACAGA
Proteins encoded in this region:
- the LOC111787227 gene encoding protein C2-DOMAIN ABA-RELATED 7-like translates to LKLVQSLKTRVVKNNCNPEWNDELTLSIADLRTPIGLSVYDKDTVTDHDKMGDAVIDIEPYIECLKMGLESLPEGCVVKRVYPSRTNDLADESQCVWNKGKIIQNMHLRLKNVECGEVEIQLE